From one Candidatus Eremiobacteraceae bacterium genomic stretch:
- a CDS encoding metallophosphoesterase yields the protein MSRALLRTKGTVLSYRILHIADVHLEMAFGGREPAFGAKRREQLRAAFERALDLARERGVDAVCIAGDLYEDRHAGPDTAAYIRRHLSALDAIRVFVSPGNHDPCTAGSVYRQMQPLPANVVIFDDRNFRPERLADGLTLWGLGQTSALDHGRALAGFSCTGDGTHLLLFHGSDEEHMPPGKETIAPFNGAEIASAGAAHAMVGHFHGLLQGPHHAYPGSPEPLNRNQDGEHTASIVTVDGGRVSVTFERINKTRYVDAELDVAGFGDSAALVQAVREKVASSIPYPGSIFCRFRLTGAAQASLDPDLHALRDDMTLQYPGFELVEDYQAFDLDAIANEGNTVRAAFVVTMRERMTSADDDERLLLQFALRYGLLAFAKKKLRA from the coding sequence TTGTCACGCGCACTGCTCCGTACGAAAGGAACGGTTCTGAGCTACCGCATCCTCCACATCGCCGATGTCCACCTCGAGATGGCCTTCGGCGGTCGCGAACCGGCCTTTGGCGCAAAACGGCGCGAGCAATTGCGCGCCGCGTTCGAGCGGGCGCTCGATCTTGCCCGCGAGCGTGGCGTCGACGCGGTCTGCATCGCAGGCGACCTTTACGAAGACCGGCATGCCGGCCCTGATACCGCCGCCTACATACGCCGGCATCTCAGCGCCCTCGACGCCATTCGCGTGTTCGTCAGCCCAGGCAATCACGACCCTTGCACGGCCGGATCGGTCTATAGGCAGATGCAGCCGCTGCCTGCAAACGTCGTCATCTTCGATGATCGTAACTTTCGTCCGGAGCGGCTCGCCGATGGCCTGACGCTGTGGGGATTGGGCCAGACGTCTGCGCTCGATCATGGACGCGCGCTCGCGGGTTTTTCATGCACCGGCGACGGCACGCATCTTCTTCTTTTTCACGGGTCCGACGAAGAGCATATGCCGCCCGGCAAGGAGACGATCGCGCCGTTCAACGGCGCTGAGATCGCGAGCGCCGGTGCGGCGCACGCCATGGTCGGGCACTTTCACGGCCTGCTTCAGGGACCGCACCATGCGTACCCCGGATCGCCCGAGCCCCTCAACAGAAATCAGGACGGCGAACACACGGCGAGCATCGTCACGGTCGATGGCGGCCGCGTGAGCGTCACGTTCGAGCGGATCAACAAGACGCGCTACGTCGATGCGGAACTCGATGTGGCCGGGTTCGGCGATTCCGCCGCGCTCGTCCAGGCCGTTCGCGAAAAAGTTGCGTCGTCGATTCCGTATCCCGGCTCTATCTTCTGCCGCTTCCGGCTTACCGGCGCGGCGCAGGCATCGCTCGACCCCGATCTGCACGCCCTGCGCGACGACATGACGCTCCAATATCCGGGATTCGAGCTCGTCGAAGATTATCAGGCATTTGATTTAGACGCCATCGCGAATGAAGGCAATACCGTGCGCGCGGCCTTTGTCGTCACGATGCGCGAGCGCATGACGAGCGCGGACGACGACGAACGTCTCCTGCTGCAATTCGCGTTGCGGTATGGCTTGCTCGCGTTTGCCAAGAAGAAGCTGCGCGCGTGA